The DNA region CAGAAAAATAGTTTGAGTTCGTTTAGCAACGAGTAGTATATTACTTAATAGTGCTGTCATGATAGTCATTTTAATGGAAAGGCAATTTTgacttattattattagtttaaaAATGAATGACCAAGTTTTATCTAACGAAGTGCAGTAAATATTTcgaaataattacaaattatttaaggcgaatatttaaaaatgcaagTTTTAAGGTTAACTGAAAAACGCTATTCGAAGTagtttgttttcagctttttatatatgtatgtaattcGATAATTTCCCTTAGCTTTATGACCAGTCGGTGACCCTTGTCTCTTGAAAAAATCACCATGGTTAACgtaacaaaaatttgaaaatacttTTTCCTCAAATTATCTGGTTAAATTTATGTGCCTACCTAATTACCTACCAACTTTATTGCTTGTGTTATAGCGTATTGAACTCAGCTCCAAGATTTTTGTCGACCTAATATATGGCTAAGAGGGCTAAGCTGTCGGTTTGGCAGTCAGCGCATTCAATAACGCGGAATTAGCACTTTCGTTGTCTTTTCACACTTGCTGTGGTGTGTCTGCGAAATGCAATCACATCTTTTGGAATATGTCAAATGTCAAGTTTACCGCCATTCTTACTAATCAAGGCACTCAACGCTAATTGTGTGAGGCGACACTGTTTTGTGGTTTTGTTAGGCAAATGCAAGAAACAAAACGCAGAAAAACCAAAGGGGGACTACAGCCCGGCAGCTCGGCCGATGAGTCTCAAACAAACTTTGCTTCCGCATCGCACTCGAAATGCTGAATACCCAAATGTAAGCACTCAAAATGCGGACTGTGAACCAAATCCATACTTAATTAACGGCTCGTCGTGGCTGTTGGACAGCCTTCAACTTGAAATCTTAATCGCTCCCGCTGCAGTTCGCCTTGCCATCGAATGGCGCTAATGAAACTGCTCAGGTATAAAGTCAGCGTTAATGATAAACCAGCTACAGATAATAGCCGCTGTGGCCACGAATGTGTGTCATGTGCCACAGAATTGCTGCCCCAACAGGTTCTAGACTTGCACTTCTTGGCAGCCTTGCCATTAAAACTGAGCCGAGTCGAGATCTTGATCTTGATTTAGATCTCAATCGTATTTGGAGGCCACTGTGGCATCGCGTTTGCGCTGAGCCCGTCTGCAAAGTCGATGAACTTTACAGGAATTAAATCGGCAAATGGTGTTGATCTTTAGTTTTGTTGGCACTTCTGAGTGCTGTCTTCCGACTGAACCGTAAAACATTAACAAATTAATCAATATtcaatgtttttatttgttttctatCTTTCACTTGAAAATGTAGTAAACGGACCCCCTCCTTACTTGATTACTAACTTTAAGATTGCTACATATATCCGTAAGAAATTTACTTGTGAGTTTTCTGGGGATATATCAAAAAATAACATTCAGGGGTGACTTAAACCCCATAGACAGAATAATTACACCAGCcggctggcaattaaaaaatgttctcTTTATTTTTTCAGCACCCTATATCAAAAAATGTCAAAGGAACGACCCCAAATTGGTGGACTGCTTCATTGGAGCTATTGAACACCTTAagccatatttggccaatgGCATTCCTGATATTCAGGTGAGCTGGAGCTAATGATTGAAAACGTGTTTTAAGTTGCATAAGAGCATAGAGCAACTTGAATGAAAGTCACTGTGACTTTCGCACTTGCATAATGAGTGTTATCGCGGGAAAACCCGACGGAAGTGTTTACTCTCTGCACAGTGGCGCAATGAACACAAAATATACTATGAAGGTCATTCGACACATTCATATTcgcatatatatttattttaatattatatggGAAGCTTAAAAACTTATACGAGAATAGAAAGCTTACGACAGTAAGAGTGAATCATACCGAAAGCAATGACCGAATCACAATTCACGTACTGCataataatcaaaattaatgaTAAATGCACAAACTAGTCAAAAAGACACACAAATTACAACATTTCCATTACCATTAGCATTAGaaataatacttttttgtTACCCCTTTTTAGCTGCCCTCTGTGGAGCCCTTCAAGATGGACACCCTGGCCTTGCAGTTAACAGAGGGTCCCCAGGGGTATAAGATCACGTTAAAGAACATGGAGGCCTTCGGGGCGAGCAACTTTAAGGTGACATCCCTAAAACTGAGCGAAGGAAGTGAGCCCTTCAAGGCGAAAATCGTAATGCCCAAGCTAAAGATTGAGGCTAAATACACGAGCTCCGGAGTCCTTTTGATCCTGCCAGCCTCCGGAGGGGGAGACTTCCACGCTGACTTCGAAGGTGTGAGTGCCGATCTCACAGGAAAGACATCCATTCACGCTTCCAAGGGCGCAAACTACCTCCACATCGATGCACTTAGTTTGGTTCTGGATGTAAAGGATGTGAAAATGAGCATCTCGGGTGCCTTCAACAACAACCGAATTCTGTGTAGGTGTCCACTTATTGCCCACCTGCCAAAATATAAGATTACAAATTCGCTTCTTATTTCACAGTGGAGGCCACCAATCTGTTTCTACGGGAAAACTCTCAAGTCGTTTTGGAGGCTATGCAGGCtcaattgcaaaaaaaattggcTAGCGAGTTTGGCAAGCTCGCCAACCAGCTCCTGAAAAACGTTCCTGTAGAGCAATTTTACGTGGATTAAGCCTTAATCCTCTAGATGGTAGTTCGTTAGTCTTAggaattttgtatttaattctAAATTACACTCCAATGCTATGAACCAACTATTAAATTGTATATGGTGTAAACTCTGCGCATTTGTATGGGGTAGTAAGGGCCTAGAATACATGTATGTAGAATTGTTAAAGCGAGAATGCTTTTTACACACAAAATATCGATTGGAGATACTTCAATACTTCCAGAAGTCGTATTGAAAATAAGTCATAGTTTCGTATTTTTTGATCAGAGTATACAAAGACATATACGAATACGCAATTCGTTAGTTAATACCAGAAAAAAAGCTATAATtctaataaaaatacaaagcATATACAAATACGaacttaatttttaagaatCCTTTTCTCTTTAAGGTGATAAACGTGTattacttttttatataatgttatatcttattattaataaataattaatttaatgatGCAATATTAggaaaataattcaataattttCACTCATTTGTCCAAGAAGTCAGAAGCAAGAAGTTAAAAAACCAATAGCCGTGCTTTTCGAATTCCTCCTGTTCTTCAAAACATAGGTGGCGCTGTACTCAACCACAGCTAGCTGCGGACTAAAACTTGTCTAAAAATGGGAAAGGTGGTGAGATATTATTTTCAGGCATGCTCGGGTAACGGAATTTGTAAGAATTTTacaatttcgatttgaaatcgaaaaatagGTGCTTCGGTTTTCAAATTCGTAAGTATTTTTCTATTTGTAAAACGGTCACTTTTGTCTagccgaaatgaaaagtgaaGTCTCTATCTatatcaaatcagatcttatTTACTAAGGGAAAAAATAGTTTACTCAGTGGTCTATTGAAGTTCATTGCAGATTCAGATATTCCAGTTTATTCAAGATCATTCTGAAACTTGGGTACTGACCCCACCTCagatttgacaaacaaaatgttgccgtcggcaacaacaatttacgaTTTGGTTAGGGGTCGAAGTACGTCGCAAAAGATAAAagtacttataaaatataaaagaattcattaattaattaaaaggagGGCCACACGTGTTCTGCTATGCTATATATGCTATATAATGCTATATAATTGAATTACTTAAATGGTCAAAGTGCGGTTAAAAAGTAATTGCGAACATCGgaattaaaactgtgaaaaaggtGGCAGCTCAAGATTCTACTCAAGCAaaaattttgcgaaaaccagagcacctaaaaacaaaatcgtacgatttggcccaaatcgaaatcgaaaaaatcttacgattaccggagcatgcctgaaTGTCATTTTTGTTTctatcatttttcaaaaactgTCGCGCGTTATATTTTAATAGGCGTGAGATAGATGGCGTCAAATACAACATTTATCAGGGCTGCATCAACGAAATACGCCATAGATGGCGTTGAATCGGGCCTGGATAATTATAACTTTTTGTACTTGGAATAATACTGGTTGAGCGTGACAACACtgtttggttttgattttggttaAAGACTCGGGTTAACTGCTTTGATAACCATAGATGGCGTgaagcaaaaaacaaattatgaCTGTAATGTAATTGACATTGTCAtcgaaatttattttacataaattttgAACGATCCTGACCGTAAAATTACCATTTAAAGCTGTTTAGATTATCTATCAGTATCTCGGATTAAAAAACGTCTTGCAAAAAGGCACTAACATTTATCTGCTACAAGTGAAAGTATAACTAAACGCCTTATTTGTAAAGTAAGAAGGTACTATATTcgtttaaatatatttagcgAGTAGAAGGAATCACATCCGTATCCTTGATCACGATTACAAGCCCAGCCAATCTGGTTGACTGATTAAAAAAACAGATTCAAATGCTGTGCACGTAGCACATGATTTAGAAATGTAGGGGATAATATggataattaaataaaaataatatattttcgGCGCGAAACTGCCTTTTCAGTCTACTACAGGAAACAATTCGTCAAAATAGctaaatacttaatataattatgataatttgAAAAGTACATTTTATACCCGCTACTTGAAGAGTCATTTCAACTCGACTAGTATAGTATTacaagtatatgtatatagacaGATTTAGATTGCTATCATAACattaaacaaaagaaaccGCTTTACCCGATTAGGAAAGGAATACTGGGACACGCCGTTCGATTCCTGTAGACATTACTATCAGGCTTTGCAGGATAATTTTGGTTTGCAGATTTATTTGCCAGCCGACAGGATGTGGCCATGAAACTTAGGCACTGCTGTAAGCTCTAGATTGCAATTGCTGTTGCTAGCACCTCTGATTTTCACCATTGAGCTGAAAGCGGATAAATCCGCTACGCTTAACACTTCCTTATTGTTGAtaaattttatgaaaataacaGTGAACGAAACCAAGAGATGTAAGGTACTTAATTTCATAGCATACTTGTCTGCTATTTCGGCAAATGTTTTGAATTTCCCTTGTATATTCATTGCGCCTAAACGTGTACTTCTccccacttttttttaaagataGTCGCATTACTCAATCAATGCAGTTCTTTCCTAAGCAGTGGAAAATGGCATCCATTCTTATGATACATAAGCCTGGTAAACCTGAAGAGGATCCCGAATCGTATCGGCCCATAAGTCTCTTGTCTTCGCTATCCAAGATATGGGAAAGGCTGATTGCCAACAGACTAGGTGACTTTATTAAGGAGCGCCGTATCCTCCCAGATCACCAGTTTGGATTTCGACAGGGACACAGcactgtggagcaggttcacAGATTGGCTAAGCACATTCTACAGGCGTTTGATGACTTGGAATACTGCAACGCTGTATTCATTGACATGCAGCAAGCATTTGACAGAGTCTGGCATATCGGCCTACtctacaaaataaaaaagctgCTTCCAGCAGCATACTATGGCGTCCTGAAATCTTACCTGGAAGATAGGAAGTTCATGGTCA from Drosophila santomea strain STO CAGO 1482 chromosome 3R, Prin_Dsan_1.1, whole genome shotgun sequence includes:
- the LOC120453540 gene encoding uncharacterized protein LOC120453540; the encoded protein is MNKAVCLVFVIQALMIVQAESPPYIKKCQRNDPKLVDCFIGAIEHLKPYLANGIPDIQLPSVEPFKMDTLALQLTEGPQGYKITLKNMEAFGASNFKVTSLKLSEGSEPFKAKIVMPKLKIEAKYTSSGVLLILPASGGGDFHADFEGVSADLTGKTSIHASKGANYLHIDALSLVLDVKDVKMSISGAFNNNRILLEATNLFLRENSQVVLEAMQAQLQKKLASEFGKLANQLLKNVPVEQFYVD